The DNA sequence AGGAAGATCGGCAGGCCCATGTAGTGGTACAGCCGGGCGCTGGGCCAATCGAGGTTCGGCGGCAGCTTCTTCTCGCCGGTGACGATCCGCTCGATCGTCTCGGCCATCTTTTCCATATCCTCGTTGTGCGTCTCGACGGCCAGTTCTTGGCAGAGCGTCTTGAGATACTTGGCGCGTGGGTCGCCCGTTTTATAGACGCGGTGGCCGAAGCCCATGATTAGCTGCTTGGCGGCGAACGCTTTGCGGACCCAGGCTTCGGCCTTGTCGGCCGAACCGACCTCCTGCAAAACTTCCAGCACGCGTTCGTTGGCTCCGCCGTGCAGCGGGCCTTTGAGCGCGCCGATGGCGCCGGTGATCGCCGAGTGCAAGTCGGCCCGCGTAGATGTGATCACGCGTGCGGCGAAGGTCGAGGCGTTGTATTCGTGTTCGGCGTAGAGGATCAACGAGATATCCATCGCCTTGGTCCAGCGCTCTGAAGGCTTCTCGCCGCGCAGCATCCACAGCACGTTGCCGGCCAGCGACAGAGTAGGATCCGGCTTGACGGGCTCGTCTCCTCCCGTGAGGCGATGCCGAGCCGCCATGA is a window from the Pirellulales bacterium genome containing:
- a CDS encoding citrate/2-methylcitrate synthase: MSEAVYSPGLEGVIAGETGISNVDEGLHYRGYSVEDLATNSTFEETAYLILYGELPSGDDLAEFKKRMARGAGVPAEIIDVLRKIPAHASSMDVMRTGCSLLAHWDPDTDDNSHDANLRKAERLLAQLPVIMAARHRLTGGDEPVKPDPTLSLAGNVLWMLRGEKPSERWTKAMDISLILYAEHEYNASTFAARVITSTRADLHSAITGAIGALKGPLHGGANERVLEVLQEVGSADKAEAWVRKAFAAKQLIMGFGHRVYKTGDPRAKYLKTLCQELAVETHNEDMEKMAETIERIVTGEKKLPPNLDWPSARLYHYMGLPIFLYTPLFVISRVSGWSAHVIEQADNNRLIRPRARYIGSATRSWKPVDKR